One genomic window of Meles meles chromosome 3, mMelMel3.1 paternal haplotype, whole genome shotgun sequence includes the following:
- the LOC123939316 gene encoding uncharacterized protein LOC123939316, whose protein sequence is MINFRLLLPIFLGLIHKLQASVRSSQGWRRTTSCCHSPWLLFTLGQSVQPPAEPGSGGSRTAEAWLQFSCALQTHTIPECAVHTQIYDFSPTRARQHLGHFHPAREGKGWRRPQTPSAGFLHLHEEAADRVVCAFEGNASGLQPSPPSPRPSSPRIRPGPVSPRHGGSLALSKSQNRKQGPGPRPGLKRALRGDPSSQRRDEAGNCPRAQGRREPQASAPGWGFLSEPHTIPCRPQTCPVPSSATEP, encoded by the exons ATGATCAACTTCAGGCTGTTGCTGCCCATCTTCCTGGGGCTG ATTCACAAGCTCCAGGCGAGCGTGAGGAGCAGCCAGGGCTGGCGAAGGACCACGTCCTGTTGTCACAGCCCATGGCTCCTGTTCACTTTGGGTCAATCTGTTCAGCCCCCTGCAGAGCCGGGAAGCGGAGGGTCCCGGACGG cagaggCTTGGCTCCAATTTAGCTGTGCTCTGCAAACACACACAATTCCCGAGTGCGCGGTTCACACCCAGATATATGACTTCAGCCCAACGCGCGCGAGGCAGCATCTGGGCCATTTCCACCCCGCCCGGGAAGGGAAGGGCTGGCGCCGGCCTCAGACACCATCCGCGGGGTTTCTTCACCTGCACGAAGAGGCGGCCGACAGAGTCGTTTGCGCGTTCGAGGG CAATGCTTCTGGACTCCAGCCCTCACCCCCGAGTCCTCGCCCTTCCTCGCCCCGCATCAGACCAGGCCCAGTATCTCCACGCCACGGAGGCTCGCTCGCTCTGTCGAAGTCACAAAACCGCAAGCAGGGCCCAGGACCCCGGCCAGGTTTGAAGCGTGCCCTGCGAGGGGACCCCTCCAGTCAGCGACGGGACGAGGCAGGGAATTGTCCACGGGCACAGGGAAGACGAGAGCCCCAGGCCTCAGCCCCCGGATGGGGCTTCCTGTCTGAGCCTCACACCATTCCCTGCCGGCCCCAAACATGCCCGGTGCCCTCCTCAGCCACCGAGCCCTAG